In Helianthus annuus cultivar XRQ/B chromosome 8, HanXRQr2.0-SUNRISE, whole genome shotgun sequence, a single genomic region encodes these proteins:
- the LOC110872013 gene encoding protein DETOXIFICATION 12, giving the protein MEDGLIQKPKDDVRLTWSVLVTEMKKLGYVAGPMVAVTLSQYLLQVISVMMVGHLGELSLSSTSIAISLSSVTGFSLILGMSSALETLCGQAYGAQQYKKVGTLTYTAIFSLLIVCIPLAIFWRFTGSLLILVGQNPLISHEAGKFITYLIPALFAYAILQPLVRYFQMQSMLIPMLASSITALCLHIPLCWALVYKTGLGNIGAAMSMGIAMWSNAIFLLFYMMYSPSCAKTRSPISTEVFHGMKQFFSFAIPSAVMICLEWWSYEFLILLSGLLPNPELETSVLSVCLNTIATLYAIPYGFAAGVSTRVSNELGAGNPRGARVAVNAIMILAVVETSIVSMIVFVNRHIFGYIFTNEKEVVDYVTKIAPLLCVNIIMDSLQGTLSGVARGVGWQHLGAYANLAAFYLVGIPVAAFLGFCTSLKGEGLWIGILVGATIQVFLLSVVTFCTNYEKQATKARERLLEEECSTEDIVM; this is encoded by the exons ATGGAAGACGGATTAATCCAGAAGCCAAAGGATGACGTCAGATTAACGTGGAGCGTGTTGGTGACGGAGATGAAGAAGTTAGGATATGTTGCAGGTCCGATGGTGGCGGTTACTCTGTCACAGTACTTGTTGCAGGTTATCTCTGTTATGATGGTCGGTCATCTCGGtgagctttctctctctagcacCTCCATTGCTATCTCTCTCTCTAGCGTCACCGGTTTCAGCTTAATC tTGGGAATGTCTAGTGCACTGGAAACTTTATGTGGACAAGCTTACGGAGCTCAACAATACAAAAAAGTTGGAACTCTGACTTACACTGCTATTTTCTCACTTTTGATCGTTTGCATTCCTCTTGCTATCTTTTGGAGATTTACGGGATCGTTACTCATTCTTGTCGGCCAAAACCCTCTCATTTCACACGAGGCTGGGAAATTCATCACCTACCTCATCCCTGCACTTTTCGCTTACGCAATTCTTCAACCACTTGTTAGATATTTTCAAATGCAAAGCATGCTTATACCCATGCTTGCCAGCTCAATAACTGCTTTATGCCTACACATTCCTCTTTGTTGGGCCCTCGTGTATAAAACCGGATTGGGAAACATTGGAGCCGCAATGTCAATGGGGATTGCCATGTGGTCAAACGCTATATTCCTCTTGTTTTACATGATGTACTCTCCGTCGTGTGCAAAAACACGTTCTCCAATCTCGACTGAAGTTTTTCACGGGATGAAACAGTTCTTCAGCTTTGCTATCCCGTCAGCTGTCATGATTTG cCTCGAATGGTGGTCATACGAGTTTCTGATATTGCTATCGGGGCTTCTGCCAAATCCAGAGCTAGAAACTTCAGTTCTTTCTGTTTG TCTCAATACTATTGCTACATTATACGCTATACCATACGGATTTGCCGCTGGGGTAAG TACAAGAGTCTCGAATGAACTTGGAGCGGGAAATCCAAGAGGAGCGCGTGTGGCAGTTAACGCCATCATGATTCTTGCAGTTGTCGAGACAAGTATAGTCAGCATGATAGTTTTTGTTAATAGGCACATTTTTGGGTACATTTTCACAAATGAAAAGGAAGTTGTCGATTACGTGACAAAAATCGCCCCTCTTCTATGTGTAAATATCATAATGGATAGTTTACAAGGAACCCTTTCAG GTGTTGCAAGGGGTGTGGGATGGCAACATTTAGGGGCGTACGCCAATCTTGCTGCTTTTTATCTCGTTGGAATCCCGGTTGCCGCTTTCTTAGGGTTCTGCACCTCATTGAAAGGAGAGGGCTTGTGGATTGGAATACTAGTTGGTGCCACCATTCAAGTTTTTCTACTTTCGGTTGTTACATTTTGTACCAATTATGAAAAACAG GCGACAAAGGCAAGGGAGAGATTATTGGAGGAAGAATGTTCAACAGAAGATATAGTAATGTGA
- the LOC110869532 gene encoding uncharacterized protein LOC110869532, with protein sequence MTDNKLHPAVTVTNIKAAIPIILDNEAADYNTWSELFRIHCTAYLVSDHLSKRPETTEKTSSSDKQPAAPPAADSWERLDAIVLQWIYGTISPGLLKTVIKNKTTAYDAWKAIEALFQDNKATRALYLKQKFSNTRLENFSSMHAYC encoded by the coding sequence ATGACCGATAATAAGCTTCATCCTGCTGTAACGGTCACCAATATCAAAGCTGCCATTCCCATCATCCTGGACAACGAGGCAGCCGACTACAACACGTGGTCCGAGCTGTTTCGCATCCACTGCACGGCCTATCTGGTTTCGGATCACCTCTCAAAACGACCCGAAACCACTGAGAAAACCTCCTCCTCTGACAAACAGCCTGCTGCACCTCCTGCTGCCGACTCATGGGAGCGCCTTGACGCCATCGTCCTTCAATGGATTTATGGCACCATCTCTCCCGGCCTCCTCAAAACTGTCATAAAAAACAAAACCACTGCTTATGATGCCTGGAAGGCCATTGAAGCCTTATTCCAAGATAACAAAGCGACTCGTGCTCTCTACCTCAAACAGAAGTTTTCTAATACTCGGTTAGAAAACTTTTCTTCTATGCATGCCTACTGTTAG
- the LOC110872012 gene encoding protein DETOXIFICATION 12, which produces MEPARDAMEEGLLLKQRDERLTWRLLVEEMKKLGFVAGPMVAVTLSQYLLQVISVMMVGHLGELALSSTSIAISLSSVTGFSLMSGMSSALETLCGQAYGAQQYKKVGIQTYTAIFSLLTVCIPLAIFWRYTGSLLILIGQSPSISNEAGKFITWLIPALFAYAILQPLVRYFQMQSMLLPMLASSITALCLHIPLCWALVYKTGLGNIGAAMSMGVAMWSNAIFLLFYMMYSPSCAKTRSPISTEVFHGMKQFFSFAIPSAVMICLELWSYEFIILLSGLLPNPELETSVLSICLNTISTLYAIPYGLAAGVSTRVSNELGAGNPRGARVAVNAIIILAVVEATIVSMIVFVDRHIFGYIFTNEKEVVAYVTKIAPLLCVNIIMDSLQGTLSGVARGVGWQHLGAYANLAAFYLVGIPVAALLGFCTSLRGEGLWIGILVGATIQVFLLSVVTFCTNYEKQATKAKERLLEEECSTEDIVM; this is translated from the exons ATGGAGCCAGCGAGAGACGCCATGGAAGAAGGATTGCTTCTGAAACAAAGAGATGAGAGATTAACATGGCGTTTGTTGGTGGAAGAGATGAAGAAGTTAGGATTTGTTGCAGGGCCCATGGTGGCAGTTACTTTGTCACAGTACTTGCTGCAGGTTATCTCGGTCATGATGGTCGGTCATCTCGGCGAACTTGCTCTTTCTAGCACCTCCATTGCTATCTCGCTTTCTAGCGTCACCGGATTCAGCCTAATG TCAGGAATGTCTAGTGCCCTGGAAACTTTATGTGGACAAGCTTATGGAGCTCAACAATACAAAAAAGTTGGAATTCAGACTTACACTGCTATTTTCTCACTTTTAACTGTTTGCATTCCTCTTGCAATCTTTTGGAGATACACAGGATCATTACTCATTCTTATCGGTCAAAGCCCTTCGATTTCAAATGAGGCCGGAAAATTCATCACTTGGCTCATTCCTGCACTTTTCGCTTATGCAATTCTTCAACCACTTGTTAGATATTTCCAAATGCAAAGCATGCTATTACCCATGCTTGCTAGCTCAATAACTGCTTTATGCCTACACATTCCTCTTTGTTGGGCCCTTGTGTATAAAACCGGATTGGGGAACATCGGAGCCGCAATGTCAATGGGGGTTGCCATGTGGTCAAACGCTATATTCCTCTTGTTTTACATGATGTACTCTCCGTCGTGTGCGAAAACGCGTTCGCCAATCTCAACTGAAGTGTTTCACGGGATGAAACAGTTCTTCAGCTTTGCTATCCCGTCAGCTGTCATGATTTG CCTCGAATTGTGGTCATACGAGTTCATTATTTTGCTTTCAGGGCTTCTACCAAATCCAGAGCTTGAAACTTCGGTTCTTTCTATTTG TCTCAATACTATTTCTACATTATACGCTATACCATACGGACTTGCCGCTGGTGTAAG CACAAGAGTCTCGAATGAACTTGGAGCAGGAAATCCTAGAGGAGCGCGTGTGGCAGTTAACGCCATCATCATCCTTGCAGTTGTGGAGGCAACTATAGTCAGCATGATTGTTTTTGTCGATAGGCACATTTTTGGGTACATTTTTACAAATGAAAAGGAAGTTGTCGCTTATGTGACAAAAATCGCCCCTCTTCTATGTGTAAACATCATAATGGATAGTTTACAAGGAACCCTTTCAG GTGTTGCAAGAGGTGTGGGATGGCAACATTTAGGGGCGTACGCCAATCTTGCTGCGTTTTATCTTGTTGGAATCCCGGTTGCTGCTTTGTTAGGGTTCTGCACCTCATTAAGAGGAGAGGGCTTGTGGATCGGAATACTAGTTGGTGCCACCATTCAAGTTTTTCTACTTTCAGTTGTTACGTTTTGTACCAATTATGAAAAACAG GCAACAAAGGCGAAAGAGAGATTGTTGGAGGAAGAATGTTCAACAGAAGATATAGTAATGTGA